One window of the Streptomyces asoensis genome contains the following:
- the hutH gene encoding histidine ammonia-lyase: MHTVVVGTSGVTASDVLAVARDGARIELSGEAMAALAAAREIVDALAAKPEPVYGVSTGFGALATRHISPELRAQLQRNIVRSHAAGMGPRVEREVVRALMFLRLKTVCSGHTGVRPEVAQTMADILNAGITPVVHEYGSLGCSGDLAPLSHCALTLMGEGDAEGPDGAVRPAGELLAEHGIAPVELREKEGLALLNGTDGMLGMLVMALADLDMLYKSADVTAALSLEALLGTDKVLAPELHAIRPHPGQGASAANMLAVLAGSELTGHHQDDAPRVQDAYSVRCAPQVAGAGRDTMAHARLVAERELASAVDNPVVLPDGRVESNGNFHGAPVAYVLDFLAIAVADLASIAERRTDRLLDKNRSHGLPPFLADDAGVDSGLMIAQYTQAALVSELKRLAVPASADSIPSSAMQEDHVSMGWSAARKLRTAVDNLTRVIAVELYAATRGVELREGLTPAPASRAVIEAVRKAGVRGPGPDRFLAPDLAAADAFVRGGRLVAAVETVTGPLR, encoded by the coding sequence ATGCACACTGTGGTGGTGGGGACGTCCGGCGTGACCGCGTCCGACGTGCTCGCCGTGGCGCGCGACGGCGCCCGGATCGAGCTCTCCGGTGAGGCGATGGCGGCCCTCGCCGCGGCCCGCGAGATCGTGGACGCGCTGGCGGCCAAGCCCGAGCCCGTCTACGGCGTCTCCACCGGGTTCGGCGCCCTCGCCACCCGGCACATCAGCCCGGAGCTGCGCGCCCAGCTCCAGCGCAACATCGTCCGCTCGCACGCCGCCGGCATGGGCCCGCGGGTCGAGCGCGAGGTCGTCCGGGCGCTGATGTTCCTGCGGCTGAAGACCGTCTGCTCCGGGCACACCGGCGTCCGGCCCGAGGTCGCGCAGACCATGGCCGACATCCTCAACGCCGGCATCACCCCGGTCGTGCACGAGTACGGCTCCCTCGGCTGCTCCGGCGACCTGGCCCCGCTCTCGCACTGCGCCCTCACCCTCATGGGCGAGGGCGACGCTGAGGGCCCCGACGGCGCCGTACGGCCCGCCGGAGAGCTGCTCGCCGAGCACGGCATCGCCCCCGTCGAGCTGCGTGAGAAGGAGGGCCTGGCGCTCCTCAACGGCACCGACGGCATGCTCGGCATGCTGGTCATGGCCCTCGCCGACCTCGACATGCTCTACAAGTCCGCGGACGTCACGGCGGCGCTCAGCCTGGAGGCGCTGCTCGGCACCGACAAGGTGCTCGCCCCCGAGCTGCACGCCATCCGCCCGCATCCGGGGCAGGGCGCCTCGGCCGCCAACATGCTGGCCGTGCTGGCGGGTTCGGAACTCACAGGTCACCACCAGGACGACGCGCCCCGGGTCCAGGACGCCTACTCGGTGCGCTGTGCCCCGCAGGTCGCCGGCGCCGGCCGCGACACCATGGCGCACGCCCGGCTCGTCGCCGAGCGGGAGCTGGCCTCGGCCGTCGACAACCCGGTGGTGCTGCCCGACGGCCGGGTCGAGTCCAACGGCAACTTCCACGGCGCGCCGGTCGCCTACGTCCTGGACTTCCTCGCCATCGCCGTCGCCGACCTCGCCTCCATCGCCGAGCGGCGCACCGACCGGCTGCTGGACAAGAACCGCAGCCACGGCCTCCCGCCGTTCCTCGCGGACGACGCCGGTGTCGACTCCGGGCTGATGATCGCCCAGTACACACAGGCCGCGCTGGTCAGCGAGCTGAAGCGGCTGGCCGTACCGGCGTCCGCCGACTCCATCCCGTCCTCCGCGATGCAGGAGGACCATGTGTCGATGGGCTGGTCCGCGGCCCGCAAGCTGCGCACCGCCGTCGACAACCTCACGCGCGTGATCGCCGTCGAGCTGTACGCCGCCACGCGCGGTGTGGAGCTGCGCGAGGGGCTCACCCCGGCGCCGGCGTCGCGTGCGGTCATCGAGGCGGTACGCAAGGCGGGCGTGCGGGGCCCCGGCCCGGACCGGTTCCTCGCGCCCGACCTCGCGGCGGCGGACGCCTTCGTGCGCGGCGGACGGCTCGTCGCCGCGGTGGAGACGGTCACCGGACCGTTGCGGTAG